TCTCAAGAGGACGGAGAAAAGCCTTCATTTTAAGGCTTCATCTTTCTTGGCCACTACTGGGTAATCAAGGGCAAATTCTCTAATTGACCTGTTTGAATTTTCTCTGAGAAAGTCAATCCCTGGACCTTTCTGACTCTGCTGGGTACTTCATGGGCCCTCTAGATTTCTCTGGTTTCGGaagaccctccctccccacatgAACTGAAACACACTCCAACTGTGCCTGGTTAGGTTTTTATTTGCAGACTCAAGTTTGCTACATAAATCCACTGCATGGTCCAACACATGTATACTTGGCATAAAAGAAAGGACAATACAAAAATACAACTCTTGATAATAAATGAAACTGCCTTCAGCTCATGCCAGTTTATCCCAGTGGGAATGCCCATGTTTAAGATCAAAATAGGAGGAAATTTGAAATGGGGAGGCATGGAGGGCTCAACCAGTGCCATTGTCTCTATAAGATCCTGGGTTTTTCTTAGCCGTATGGTCATTTTTTCCACCTTCAGACCCGGTCACTTCCTCCTCTATGAAGGGGAAGAGAACCTCCCCAGGTTATGAAAGAACCTCCAGAAGGAGCTAGGGCAGAGATTACACACAGTCAGAATCAAGTGTAGACTTGGAAGCCCACTTCCTTAGGGCACATCCAGCCTGGGCTATCAGCCTCTGGATGCCTCTGAAGAGAGGGTTAAGAAACTCGGGGTGGATCTATCtctgggagaggggaagagagacacAAGGAGAGACTGAAGATGTTCTCTGTGATCCCTCTTCAGCAGATTCCAGAAATGTCCCACTGATACCAGTTTCTATCTTCCCATCCCTGGTCCCTCCCCAGGTTTGCGCCCACCAAGATCCTTGGCTGTAAGAGCTCAGATTCCAGGTCTCTGAAGGAAGTCAGAACTGGTGCCAGTCCACTGACCAGGAAATCTAAAGGGCTAGCATTTCTCAAAGGTGGGCAGCTCCCTGGAGTAGCAAGATGCTCTTCTGGTCCTTGGTATATTCCCCAGGCAGGAGCTTAACATGACTGGGTGGGAAGCTGCAGGAGAGAGGAGCCCTGTAACCAGTCTTCTAGGACAGAACAAGAGACAACATGTAGCCAATGGGCCATCCTGTCACTCTCCAGGTGGGTGAGGGGGAACATCTGGGTAGAGGAGTGGGGATGGAGGACCAAGGAGGCAAGGCAAGCCCAGGGCCTTTTCCTCTCTTTGGCACAGGGGCTATTTAAACCACAGTGGAGCTTCACCCCAGCCCTTTGGGCTGAAAGATGCCAGAGAATTCATCTCTTGTTTGTTTTGCTCCATCTAAGAACTTGgggagagtgtcatgctcctctcaaaGACTGCTAGGCACCCTAGTCTGTGTCCATGGCAGCTAACACTACCAGCCGTCCTGTGACCTCAGTGAGCCTCAGTGTCTCGGAGCAGAGCTGTCATGGAGACCTGGCATTCTAaccacggacacacacacacacacacacacacacacacacacacacacacacacacacacagagtcccaGACTTCTGGGTCTTGTATACTTTGGGGCAGACAGCAACAGAAGTTGAACTGGGAGCAATCTTTCGGGAACTCGGTTGAACACACTGCTTTAGGCCTCTGGCCTGACATTTGAACTTCAGTGCTGACTTTAAAGGATTATAGACATCACCCCCCAGAGCCCCACGGAGCCCTAGGATTGGTCGTGCATCAGTGCTGGGGCTTGGAGAATCCGCTCGAATCTCCCTGCCCGTGAAAACTGTGAGTTGGCTGGACCTGGGGTCTCTCCTCTGCCTGTCTCGCCCCCACCGTCCCCGCCACACACACTCTCAGTGCCTCAACCCCTCCCCACGTTCCTTCTCCCCATCCAACCTCCACGGGGTGGGGCTCAAGTGGTAAGGATGATAACACACCTTCCTGCGTCCTCTTCTCAGATCACACCAGGGCATTGGGACAAGCGTCACCTCTGGCGTTGGAAGGCCCCGGCAGGTGGGCACCTGGGTACCCCCGTCATctcccaggcccctctctccacgGGCTCACACTCTGATCCCCCACGAGCTCCTCTGAAAACCTCCTGGAGGTGACCAGGTCTTCTTCCCACCAGCAGCAGATGACCCCCACGTGCTGTCAAGGCTCATCCCCACGCTTGGCCAGCAGCCCTGTTGGACTCGGCAATCACAGCAGGCTCCCTGGAAACCAGCGAGGTCGTGTTATGGCCCAGTCCTAGGGCCCAGCGGCCCCAGCCCCTCTAGCAGCAAGAGGCAGCTGCCTTGGCCAAATGGGCAGCAGCCGTGGAGCAGGCTCAGGCCTCGCACGTGGGTGATGGGGTGACCCAGCTAGGACAGCCCGCCTGCGGGGGACCCTCCCACTCCAGGCGGGTGGGGGGTCTGGAAGGCCGGGTGGAGCTTTGTCAGGACCTCGGGATCCTCGCTCTTCCCAGAGGCCTCGGGGGCGCCCAGCGGGTAGGTCTCCCGGGCGCGGCCGGTCCTGGCGCAGGTGAGGAAGGCCAGGCAGGCCCCGCAGAGGCGGGCCAGGTCCCTGTGCGTGGTCTCACTGACGAAGCAGTAGAGCACGGGGTCGGCCACGCAGTTGAAGCTGGTGAGGAGCAGGGAAAAGTGGTAGGCGTTGAAGATGCCCTTGGCGAAGTCGCAGCTGGACTCCCAGAGGCTGCGCACCAGCAGCAGCGCGTGGTAGGGCAGGAAGCAGGCCAGGAAGATGACCACGGTGCTGAGCACCAGCCGCTGGATCTGGTCCTTGCGGCTCTTCTGGGTCCCGTGGCTGCGGCGCACGGCCCGCAGGATGCCCCGGTAGGAGGCCAGCAGCAGGCAGATGGGGAAGAGGAAGCCCACGAGGAAGCGGTAGTAGTTGATGCCGCGCTGCCGCGGCTCCAGCGGGTAATGCTCAAAGCAGACGCGGTGCCGGTCGGcgtcctccaccacctcctcatGCATGAGGAAGTAGACGCTGGTCAGCAGCTCCTTGGCCCAGATGAGCGCGCTGACGCCCATGGCGGCCTTCAAGGTGCGGAACTGGTGGAAGCGGAAGGGGTGGGCCACGGCCAGGTAGCGGTCGATGGAGATGCAGCAGAGGAAGCCCACGCTGATGTAGATGTTCTCGTAGAGCAGGATCCCGCACACCTGGCAGGACAGGTCGTCGTGGGACCAGTGGTCGTGCTGCAGCACGTACTGCAGCCAGAAGGGCAGGGAGCAGATGTAGAAGAGGTCGGCCACCGTCAGGTTGCACAGGTACACGCCCAGCTCGTTCCGGGCCTTGATCTGCAGGTAGCCGTAGTAGAGGGACAGGCAGTTGGCCGGGAAGCCCAACACCAGCACCGTGATGTAGACCACCGGGGCCAGCGTCTGGTGGATGGTGTGGTCGATGTCACAGTTCATTGAGGTGTTGTCTGCCGTGATGTTCCCCATCTTTGGGCCTGCCGGGGCCTCACCCCCCATATGCTCAGGAATACGCCAGTCTCTCTATGGCCATCTTGTTTCTAGGATGTGGTTCAAGTTGTGGTGAAGGCTTGGCCTCACTGGTGATGCGTAAGCCCCTGAAAGTCAAAGGCAGAAAGGCTTAGGATAAAAGAAGCTAACATTTATATAGCACCTACCATGTGTCAGGCATTGCTCTAAGTgcctcacttaattttttttccctaatgattaTTAGTTTGATGCACACAGTTTTAACATcaattcttttgatattttttgcttgttttaaaaagGACACATTCATCCGAATTCCAtgcaagcattttttttcctattacaaGGTACTTCTCTTTAAGATATGCGATGTTGTCATTTCTGTGCAAAAAACACACAACACATAGTTGTTTAATGAGGAGCTATTTGGGCATCATAAGCAGATAAAGAGTAAACCTTAGGACAGTATAACCTAGACAGCGCTTGACATAACAGTCGTCCTACTGAGCTTAAATAATGGTGACAGAACAAGCATTTCAAGCTGACAGCTCATTCATGTCTCTGGATCCACTGCTCATTGCAGGGCAGAAGGCAGCTGAGTGATCATGCTTATGCCTTTCACACTGGCATAGTGTCTCACAATTTAGAAGATGATGCAGCCAGCCAACTCCAACTCAACTGCACTGAATATACAGAATGCACAGACCAAGACACTGACATGTGATCTCTGTCTCTCCATTCCCCTTCCCTGGCCTCctgttccttatttattttcctggTCCCTCAGTCCAGCAAGCAAGGCCTGGAGCTCTTGTGAATACCATCCCATCCCGAGCTGGCTCTCCAAGGTAAAGATCAAGTTCAACCCACAAAACAGCACGGGCCCCAGACACTCTCTTCTGCAACATTCAGCACCATCCATGTTTTTCCTTCTTGCTCACAGGAATGTACCAGATCAGTCAACACTGAGGCCTGGGGGCCTCTTCAGACAGCACGAAAGAGACCCAACTTTGTCCACATCCTGCTgtgcagtgacagactttattttcttgggctccaaaatcactgcagatggtgatggcagccatgaaattaaaagacgcttgctccttggaagaaaagctgtgaccagcctagacagcatattaaaaagaagagacgttagtttgccaacaaaggtccgtctagtcaaagctatggtttttccagtagtcatgtatggatgtgagagttggaccataaagaaagctgagcgccaaagaattgatgcttttgaactctgatgttggacaagactcttgagagtcccttggatcgcaaggagatccaaccagttcatcctaaaggaaaccaaccctgaatattcattagaagcactgatgttgaacctgaaactccaatactttggccacctgatgcaaagaacagactccttggagaagagcctgatgctgggaaagatggaaggcaggaggagaaggggaagacggaggataagatggttggacggcatcactgactggatggacgtgagtttgagcaagctctgggagttggtgatggacaggggagcctggtgtgctgcagtcgcaaagagttggatgtgactgagcgactgaactgcactacTGTGCTCTGGCAAGAAAACAGGCCAAGCTTCCACAGGGCACTGCTACTTCTCCTCCGTGGAATCAGGAACCCAGTACAGGGTAGAAGGCACCGAGACATGAGCCCCAGGCTAGGGTCAGCAGCTCACAAGCTGTGCAAGTCTTTACCCTTagcttgtttcctcatctataaaatggggtagACACTTGCCCTCAGGGTCAATATCAGGGCCacataaaatatgtcaaaatgcATGGCATTCTTTCTCCAGAGGTAAATAATCAGAATAAAAGATGACAGTCTTCCTTGCAGTAGCGAAAAGTTCATATTGTTGAGAATTTAACTAAAAAAATGctattgctgggcttccctggtggcccagtggttgagaaaccgcctgccaatgcaggggacatgagttcaatccgtggtctgggaagaccccacatgctgcagggcaacaaagcccttgcacaactactgagcctgcgccctagAACCCatcctccacaacaagagaagtcactgcagtgagaagctcgtgcaccacaatgaagagcagcccccgcgtgctgcaactagagaaagcctgagcacggCAATGatgacccaaagcagccaaaaaaacaaagattaaaaaaatagaataaaagaaaatgctgTTGCTATATATACAAATGCATTTGAACAagagagaataaaaaatttttgttgtagGCCTACCTtacagattgggcttccctggtggctcagctggtaaagaatccacctgcaatgcgggagaactgcgtttgatccctgggttgggaagatcccctgggagaaaggctatacccactac
The window above is part of the Dama dama isolate Ldn47 chromosome 13, ASM3311817v1, whole genome shotgun sequence genome. Proteins encoded here:
- the GPR68 gene encoding ovarian cancer G-protein coupled receptor 1 isoform X1, producing MGGEAPAGPKMGNITADNTSMNCDIDHTIHQTLAPVVYITVLVLGFPANCLSLYYGYLQIKARNELGVYLCNLTVADLFYICSLPFWLQYVLQHDHWSHDDLSCQVCGILLYENIYISVGFLCCISIDRYLAVAHPFRFHQFRTLKAAMGVSALIWAKELLTSVYFLMHEEVVEDADRHRVCFEHYPLEPRQRGINYYRFLVGFLFPICLLLASYRGILRAVRRSHGTQKSRKDQIQRLVLSTVVIFLACFLPYHALLLVRSLWESSCDFAKGIFNAYHFSLLLTSFNCVADPVLYCFVSETTHRDLARLCGACLAFLTCARTGRARETYPLGAPEASGKSEDPEGACCDCRVQQGCWPSVGMSLDSTWGSSAAGGKKTWSPPGGFQRSSWGIRV
- the GPR68 gene encoding ovarian cancer G-protein coupled receptor 1 isoform X2; protein product: MGGEAPAGPKMGNITADNTSMNCDIDHTIHQTLAPVVYITVLVLGFPANCLSLYYGYLQIKARNELGVYLCNLTVADLFYICSLPFWLQYVLQHDHWSHDDLSCQVCGILLYENIYISVGFLCCISIDRYLAVAHPFRFHQFRTLKAAMGVSALIWAKELLTSVYFLMHEEVVEDADRHRVCFEHYPLEPRQRGINYYRFLVGFLFPICLLLASYRGILRAVRRSHGTQKSRKDQIQRLVLSTVVIFLACFLPYHALLLVRSLWESSCDFAKGIFNAYHFSLLLTSFNCVADPVLYCFVSETTHRDLARLCGACLAFLTCARTGRARETYPLGAPEASGKSEDPEVLTKLHPAFQTPHPPGVGGSPAGGLS